A part of Miscanthus floridulus cultivar M001 chromosome 6, ASM1932011v1, whole genome shotgun sequence genomic DNA contains:
- the LOC136457831 gene encoding uncharacterized protein translates to MKRTRAQQPKVEGPHDPSAATTAAANPKPQRRAKQPKQPKAAGAGAKTKPGAAGPRVAAAAATAAANAGSAASSLPGGPEMMAPTVPDDCVGGGREGDADADDARAVYWDLDDAGLTAAAAWWTWGVDEEKLLGWFPFVEEDFRCAGGRAGDAEVAAFDHDIWSIW, encoded by the coding sequence ATGAAGCGAACGAGAGCGCAGCAGCCCAAGGTCGAGGGGCCGCATGACccctccgccgccaccaccgctgccGCCAACCCTAAGCCGCAGCGCCGGGCCAAGCAGCCGAAGCAGCCCaaggcggcgggcgcgggcgccaaGACGAAGCCCGGCGCCGCTGGTCCACGCGTCGCGGCGGCCGCCGCCACTGCAGCAGCAAATGCCGGCTCAGCCGCGTCGTCTTTGCCCGGCGGGCCGGAGATGATGGCGCCGACCGTGCCGGACGACTGCGTCGGCGGCGGCCGGGAGGGAGACGCGGACGCGGACGACGCGCGCGCCGTGTACTGGGACCTCGACGACGCCGGGCTGACCGCCGCGGCGGCGTGGTGGACCTGGGGCGTGGACGAGGAGAAGCTGCTCGGCTGGTTCCCCTTCGTCGAGGAGGACTTCCGGTGCGCCGGCGGCCGCGCCGGCGACGCCGAGGTGGCCGCCTTCGACCACGACATTTGGAGCATCTGGTGA